From a region of the Helianthus annuus cultivar XRQ/B chromosome 5, HanXRQr2.0-SUNRISE, whole genome shotgun sequence genome:
- the LOC110941790 gene encoding squamosa promoter-binding-like protein 13A, translating to MDWNLKMPPCWDFTEYEQGTIPNIDLTSGSTSYEHKAHFSVDLKLGQVIDSGSEFKGSGSVSVSGSKMVLSPSGSSKRARPVNNSVQGAVCLVDGCKADLSNCKEYHRRHKVCEIHSKTPQVSINGQKQRFCQQCSRFHSLEEFDDGKRSCRKRLDGHNRRRRKPQPDTSRAATLFSTHQGTTMLQFSSPHVYQTATLTGPLWTGMVKSEEEPAYSTRVHKQNPFPESSSGIKKPTREQRQQRFSLFHDGSGSHLKLNHKTSQPKVSQQQLPNFEVNNSNNNNYDKLFCNGYPPPARLVQSDCALSLLSSSPSQTSCTTLSHVMHPPNSFTATPNPLDPGAGYGGGLDSIMGHHNHYHNHHHHVSPDDGAPQTLPFYWE from the exons ATGGACTGGAACTTGAAGATGCCACCTTGTTGGGATTTCACAGAATATGAACAGGGAACAATTCCCAACATTGATTTGACCAGTGGGTCAACTAGTTATGAACATAAAGCCCATTTTTCTGTGGATTTAAAACTTGGTCAAGTTATTGATTCAGGAAGTGAGTTCAAGGGTTCAGGTTCAGTTTCAGTTTCAGGTTCAAAAATGGTGTTGTCGCCTTCCGGGTCATCGAAACGAGCCCGACCCGTTAATAACTCGGTTCAGGGGGCTGTTTGTCTTGTGGATGGGTGCAAAGCAGACCTTAGTAACTGCAAGGAGTATCATAGGCGCCATAAGGTCTGTGAAATCCATTCCAAGACTCCACAGGTTTCCATTAATGGCCAAAAGCAACGGTTTTGCCAGCAATGCAGTCG GTTTCATTCACTAGAGGAATTTGATGACGGAAAACGAAGCTGCCGAAAACGTCTCGATGGCCATAATCGTAGGAGACGAAAACCTCAACCTGATACCTCGCGTGCTGCAACTCTTTTCTCCACTCATCAAG GTACCACAATGTTACAATTCTCAAGTCCACATGTGTACCAAACCGCAACTCTCACAGGCCCTCTATGGACCGGAATGGTCAAGTCTGAAGAAGAACCTGCATACTCAACCCGGGTCCACAAACAAAACCCGTTTCCGGAATCATCTTCAGGTATTAAAAAACCAACCAGAGAGCAACGACAACAACGGTTCAGTCTGTTTCACGATGGTTCGGGTTCACACCTTAAACTCAACCACAAGACATCACAGCCAAAAGTCAGTCAACAGCAACTACCTAATTTTGAGgttaataatagtaataataacaaCTATGATAAGCTGTTTTGTAACGGGTATCCCCCACCGGCTCGGTTGGTGCAATCGGACTGTGCTCTCTCTCTTCTGTCATCATCACCGTCACAAACATCTTGTACAACGCTGAGCCATGTGATGCACCCACCTAACTCATTTACTGCAACACCTAACCCGTTGGATCCGGGTGCAGGTTATGGTGGTGGGCTTGATTCGATTATGGGTCATCATAACCATTACCATAACCATCATCATCATGTATCTCCTGATGATGGTGCTCCTCAAACACTTCCTTTCTACTGGGAATAA
- the LOC118492371 gene encoding uncharacterized protein LOC118492371: MVLGHQYKCSDFHCIGPYFSYGSGFEGFIHAYACGTFDLMTFFHVEHLSLQSKDKLSLQNKVVDFTYRAHGLHMFALKWVIIKPGPGRVELTCLDLFCRFLEFYK; this comes from the exons ATGGTTTTGGGTCATCAATACAAGTGCTCAGATTTCCATTGTATAG GCCCGTATTTCAGTTATGGTTCAGGTTTTGAAGGTTTCATACACGCGTATGCATGTGGTACATTTGACCTAATGACTTTTTTTCATGTG GAACATCTATCCCTACAAAGCAAAGACAAATTATCCCTACAAAACAAGGTTGTTGATTTTACATATCGGGCACACGGTCTTCACATGTTTGCTTTGAAATGGGTAATTATTAAACCTGGGCCGGGCCGGGTTGAATTGACATGTCTTGACCTTTTCTGTCGGTTTcttgaattttataaataa